One Nocardioidaceae bacterium SCSIO 66511 genomic window carries:
- the pafA gene encoding Pup--protein ligase, which translates to MDRRIFGLENEYGVTCTFRGQRRLSPDEVARYLFRRVVSWGRSSNVFLRNGARLYLDVGSHPEYATPECDDVSELVTHDKAGERILEGLLIDAQERLRDDGIIGDIYLFKNNTDSAGNSYGCHENYLVGRQGEFNRIADVLIPFLVSRQIICGAGKVQQTPRGAIFSVSQRAEHIWEGVSSATTRSRPIINTRDEPHADAERFRRLHVIVGDSNMSETTALLKVATTDLVLRMIEAGVVMRDMTLDNPIRAIREIAHDMTGRRRVTLMNGRELSALEIQTEYLNKARDFVDRYELRTPTIDRVLDLWERTIKAVESTDLTLVEREIDWVIKYTMLERYRASNDLTWGHPRIAQLDLAYHDIHRERGLYYLLERKGAVARATNDLRVFEAKSKPPQTTRARLRGEFIRRAQERRRDFTVDWVHLKLNDQAQRTVLCKDPFRSQDERVRKLIDGM; encoded by the coding sequence GTGGATCGGCGAATCTTCGGGTTGGAGAACGAGTACGGCGTCACGTGCACGTTCCGCGGACAGCGCAGGCTGTCGCCCGATGAGGTGGCGCGGTACCTCTTCCGTCGCGTCGTCTCATGGGGGCGCAGCAGCAATGTGTTCCTTCGCAACGGTGCCCGGCTCTACCTCGACGTGGGCAGTCATCCGGAGTACGCGACGCCCGAGTGCGACGACGTCTCCGAGCTCGTCACACACGACAAGGCGGGCGAGCGGATCCTCGAGGGTCTGCTGATCGACGCTCAGGAGCGGCTGCGCGACGACGGGATCATCGGCGACATCTACCTGTTCAAGAACAACACCGACTCCGCCGGCAACTCCTACGGCTGCCACGAGAACTACCTGGTTGGCCGCCAGGGAGAGTTCAACCGCATCGCCGACGTGCTGATCCCGTTCCTGGTCAGCCGGCAGATCATCTGCGGCGCCGGCAAGGTGCAGCAGACGCCGCGCGGCGCGATCTTCTCGGTGAGCCAGCGCGCCGAGCACATCTGGGAGGGTGTCTCCAGCGCGACGACGAGATCCCGCCCGATCATCAACACCCGCGACGAACCCCACGCAGACGCCGAGCGATTCCGCCGCCTGCACGTGATCGTCGGCGACTCCAACATGAGCGAGACGACCGCGCTGTTGAAGGTCGCGACGACCGACCTCGTGCTGCGGATGATCGAGGCCGGCGTCGTGATGCGCGATATGACCCTCGACAACCCGATCCGCGCGATCCGCGAGATCGCCCACGATATGACCGGTCGCCGCCGGGTGACGCTGATGAACGGTCGCGAGCTGTCGGCGCTGGAGATCCAGACCGAGTACCTCAACAAGGCGCGCGACTTCGTCGACCGCTACGAGCTTCGTACGCCCACCATCGACCGTGTGCTCGACCTCTGGGAGCGCACCATCAAGGCGGTCGAGTCGACCGACCTCACGCTCGTCGAGCGCGAGATCGACTGGGTGATCAAGTACACGATGCTCGAGCGCTACCGGGCCTCCAACGACCTCACCTGGGGTCACCCGCGGATCGCCCAGCTCGACCTCGCGTACCACGATATCCACCGCGAACGCGGCCTCTACTATCTGCTCGAGCGCAAGGGCGCGGTGGCGCGAGCGACCAATGACCTGCGCGTCTTCGAGGCGAAGTCGAAGCCGCCGCAGACCACCCGGGCGCGGCTGCGCGGAGAGTTCATCCGGCGCGCACAGGAGCGCCGACGCGACTTCACCGTCGACTGGGTGCATCTGAAGCTCAACGACCAGGCACAGCGCACGGTGTTGTGCAAGGATCCGTTCCGCTCCCAGGACGAGCGAGTACGAAAGCTCATCGACGGCATGTGA
- a CDS encoding aminotransferase class V-fold PLP-dependent enzyme — translation MTRDAFALDPAVVHLNHGSFGAVPRAVTQAQARVRARAEANPMRFHRVEVPRLKSAAREVAAEFLGVAADDVALVRNVTQAAATVLTSVASHDGLTAGDVIVLTDQTYGSVHQLVRRTCERTSASYEIIDCPVGAADDTVVSAYRATLDRLRADGLRPRLVMLDEVASPTAAVMPVRRICAAAREAGAYSFVDGAHAPGQVPARPADTGADFWTGTWHKWVFAPRGTTVLWAAPGVRSRLAPLASGMPPGTEYPVPFDYTGTDDYTGWFVLAAAVEFWNDHGGPDIAARCSDLLDKGEAVVRAGLATSDAPVPAVSAPCMRLVPLPGAAAATPFAANALYERLSARGYEAQIVSHGGHGFVRLSASLYNEPADYERFAQILPEALVLNA, via the coding sequence GTGACACGCGATGCCTTCGCCCTCGACCCGGCGGTCGTACACCTGAACCACGGATCGTTCGGGGCGGTTCCGCGCGCCGTTACCCAGGCGCAGGCTCGCGTACGAGCGCGGGCCGAGGCCAACCCGATGCGGTTCCACCGCGTCGAGGTGCCGCGCCTGAAGTCGGCAGCAAGAGAGGTCGCGGCGGAGTTCCTGGGAGTTGCGGCCGACGACGTGGCGTTGGTCCGCAACGTCACGCAGGCCGCTGCGACGGTCTTGACGTCGGTTGCGTCGCACGACGGCCTGACCGCCGGCGATGTCATAGTGCTGACCGACCAGACCTACGGGTCGGTGCACCAGTTGGTGCGGCGTACCTGTGAGCGCACCTCAGCGTCCTACGAGATCATCGACTGCCCGGTCGGCGCCGCTGACGACACGGTCGTGTCCGCATATCGTGCCACGCTCGATCGGTTACGCGCCGACGGCCTTCGCCCTCGCCTGGTGATGCTCGATGAGGTCGCATCGCCGACCGCGGCCGTGATGCCGGTGCGCCGCATCTGTGCGGCTGCCCGAGAGGCTGGGGCGTACTCGTTCGTCGACGGCGCGCACGCACCCGGCCAGGTTCCCGCTCGACCGGCCGACACCGGTGCCGACTTCTGGACCGGTACGTGGCACAAGTGGGTGTTCGCGCCACGCGGCACCACAGTGCTCTGGGCGGCTCCGGGCGTACGCTCGCGGCTGGCGCCGTTGGCCTCGGGCATGCCGCCCGGCACGGAGTATCCGGTCCCGTTCGACTACACCGGCACTGACGACTACACCGGGTGGTTCGTGCTGGCCGCTGCCGTCGAGTTCTGGAACGACCACGGAGGTCCGGATATCGCGGCGCGCTGCAGCGACCTGCTCGACAAGGGGGAGGCGGTCGTACGGGCGGGTCTGGCGACCAGCGACGCCCCCGTCCCGGCAGTCTCCGCGCCGTGCATGCGACTGGTTCCGTTGCCGGGCGCGGCGGCCGCGACCCCTTTCGCCGCTAACGCGCTGTACGAGCGGTTGAGTGCGCGCGGGTACGAGGCGCAGATCGTCTCGCATGGCGGTCACGGGTTCGTACGCCTGTCGGCGTCGCTGTACAACGAGCCCGCCGACTACGAGCGATTTGCGCAGATTCTTCCCGAAGCCCTTGTGTTGAACGCATAA
- the prcA gene encoding proteasome subunit alpha, which produces MTAGFYVSPEQLMKDRADYARKGISRGRSVVVVQYADGILFCAENPSQALHKVSEIYDRIGFAAVGRYNEFENLRIAGVRLMDMRGYSYDRSDVTGRGLANAYAQTLGTIFSSGAEKPYEVEIFVAEVGEAADGDQIYRLTYDGSVADVQGHAVMGGQVEQVASHLEEHYSEGLALAAAIKLAADALGHDTTQTRTVEATQLEVAVLDRTRPQPRKFKRLSHSTVADALAES; this is translated from the coding sequence GTGACCGCCGGTTTCTACGTCTCGCCCGAGCAGTTGATGAAGGACCGGGCCGACTACGCCCGCAAAGGCATCTCCCGCGGGCGCAGCGTCGTGGTCGTGCAGTACGCCGACGGCATCCTGTTCTGCGCAGAGAACCCCTCTCAGGCGCTGCACAAGGTCAGTGAGATCTACGATCGCATCGGCTTCGCCGCCGTTGGCCGCTACAACGAGTTCGAGAACCTCCGCATCGCGGGTGTCCGGTTGATGGACATGCGCGGTTACTCCTACGACCGCAGCGATGTCACCGGCCGAGGGCTCGCCAACGCGTACGCGCAGACCCTCGGCACCATCTTCTCCTCGGGCGCCGAGAAGCCGTACGAGGTGGAGATCTTCGTCGCCGAAGTGGGCGAGGCCGCCGACGGAGACCAGATCTACCGGCTCACCTACGACGGCTCTGTCGCCGACGTGCAGGGCCACGCGGTGATGGGCGGCCAGGTGGAGCAGGTTGCGTCGCATCTCGAGGAGCACTACTCCGAGGGCTTGGCGCTTGCGGCAGCGATCAAGCTCGCCGCCGACGCGCTCGGCCACGACACCACCCAGACGCGCACGGTCGAGGCGACTCAGCTCGAGGTCGCGGTGCTCGATCGCACCCGCCCGCAGCCGCGCAAGTTCAAGCGGCTGAGCCATTCGACCGTCGCGGACGCGCTGGCCGAGTCCTGA
- the prcB gene encoding proteasome subunit beta: protein MQPGISSFTEFLSVEAPHLLPGARTATGDGLDGQIPHGTTIVAMTFPGGVVMGGDRRATMGSMIAQRDVDKVHAGDEYSAIGFAGSAGFGFELVRLFQVELEHYEKIEGATLSVDGKANRLSTLVRGHLAMAMQGLAVVPLFAGYDATTDAGRIFSYDPTGGRHEESEFAAVGSGSIFARGSIKKLYRDDMGERDAVTAIVQALYDAADDDSATGGPDVARRIFPVVAVVTADGFRRWGEDETAAVADEVIGGRMQRPDGPTAPVV, encoded by the coding sequence ATGCAGCCCGGTATCTCCTCGTTCACCGAGTTCCTCTCCGTCGAGGCACCGCATCTGCTTCCCGGCGCCCGTACGGCTACGGGTGACGGCCTCGACGGGCAGATCCCGCACGGCACGACGATCGTCGCGATGACGTTCCCCGGCGGCGTCGTGATGGGAGGCGACCGTCGCGCGACGATGGGCAGCATGATCGCCCAGCGTGACGTCGACAAGGTGCACGCCGGCGACGAATACTCCGCCATCGGCTTCGCCGGCTCGGCGGGCTTCGGCTTCGAGTTGGTCCGGTTGTTCCAGGTCGAACTCGAGCACTACGAGAAGATCGAGGGCGCAACGCTGTCGGTCGACGGCAAGGCCAACCGCCTGTCCACGCTGGTACGCGGGCATCTCGCGATGGCGATGCAGGGGCTGGCCGTCGTCCCCCTGTTCGCCGGGTACGACGCGACGACCGACGCCGGGCGCATCTTCTCCTACGACCCGACCGGCGGGCGCCACGAGGAGAGCGAGTTCGCGGCCGTTGGGTCCGGCTCCATCTTCGCGCGCGGCTCGATCAAGAAGCTCTACCGCGACGACATGGGTGAGCGCGATGCCGTCACGGCGATCGTGCAGGCGCTGTACGACGCGGCCGACGATGACTCCGCGACCGGCGGGCCCGACGTCGCACGCCGGATCTTCCCCGTGGTCGCCGTGGTGACCGCCGACGGGTTCCGGCGTTGGGGCGAAGACGAGACCGCCGCGGTCGCCGATGAGGTGATCGGCGGGCGGATGCAGCGTCCCGACGGCCCCACTGCGCCGGTCGTCTAG
- a CDS encoding ubiquitin-like protein Pup, whose product MARDGGQQHKQPRKSSEAEEEPSVEPSDDVAERKEKLDDDVDSILDEIDDVLEENAEEFVRSFVQKGGQ is encoded by the coding sequence GTGGCGCGAGATGGTGGACAACAGCACAAGCAGCCGCGCAAGAGCAGCGAGGCTGAGGAAGAACCGTCGGTCGAGCCGAGCGATGACGTCGCCGAGCGCAAGGAGAAGCTCGACGACGACGTCGACTCGATCCTCGACGAGATCGACGACGTCCTCGAGGAGAACGCCGAGGAGTTCGTACGCAGCTTCGTGCAGAAGGGCGGTCAGTGA
- a CDS encoding proteasome accessory factor PafA2, whose protein sequence is MSVRRVMGTEVEYGISVQGQPTANPMLASTQIVNAYASASHLARRARWDFEEENPLRDARGFDVGRDRADPTQLTDEELGLANVILTNGARLYVDHAHPEYSTPECTNPLDVVKWDKAGEQVMHRAAELVGQIPGASPILLYKNNIDNKGASYGSHENYLMRRDVPFGQIVENLTPFFVSRQVVCGSGRVGRQQDGSEHGFQISQRADYFEVRVGLETTLKRPIINTRDEPHADPAKYRRLHVIIGDANLSEISTYLKVGTSALVMQMIEAGYVRSPSLADPVRDLHAISHDPSLEHKVELDDGRRMTAVELQWEYFQQASRFVDSGQTEADEQTRDVLRRWESVLDRLDRDPMECRDELDWVAKLALLESYRDRDGLGWEHPKLHLVDLQYSDIRPEKGLYHRLVRTGRMRRILDDDAVATAVEEPPTDTRAYFRGRCLQKYPKDVAAASWDSVIFDLPGRDSLQRIPTMEPLRGTREHVGALLDESETAAELFEALTSR, encoded by the coding sequence ATGAGCGTACGTCGAGTGATGGGCACGGAGGTCGAGTACGGCATCTCCGTGCAGGGTCAGCCGACCGCCAACCCGATGCTCGCGTCCACCCAGATCGTCAACGCGTACGCGAGCGCGAGCCACTTGGCCCGTCGTGCGCGCTGGGACTTCGAGGAGGAGAACCCGCTGCGTGACGCCCGCGGGTTCGACGTCGGCCGCGACCGGGCCGATCCGACGCAGCTGACCGACGAGGAGCTGGGGCTCGCGAACGTCATCCTGACCAACGGTGCGCGGCTGTACGTCGACCACGCGCATCCGGAGTACTCGACTCCGGAGTGCACGAACCCGCTCGACGTCGTCAAATGGGACAAGGCCGGCGAGCAGGTGATGCACCGCGCAGCCGAGCTCGTGGGGCAGATCCCGGGCGCGTCGCCGATCCTGCTGTACAAGAACAACATCGACAACAAGGGCGCATCGTACGGATCGCATGAGAACTACCTGATGCGTCGCGATGTGCCGTTCGGGCAGATCGTCGAGAACCTCACGCCGTTCTTCGTGTCCAGGCAGGTCGTCTGCGGGTCGGGGCGCGTGGGGCGGCAGCAGGACGGCAGCGAGCACGGGTTCCAGATCAGCCAGCGCGCCGACTACTTCGAGGTCCGCGTCGGTCTCGAGACCACCCTCAAACGGCCGATCATCAACACCCGCGACGAGCCGCACGCCGACCCCGCCAAGTACCGCCGGCTGCACGTCATCATCGGCGACGCCAACCTGTCGGAGATCTCCACCTACCTCAAGGTCGGCACGTCTGCGCTGGTGATGCAGATGATCGAGGCGGGGTACGTACGCTCGCCTTCGCTCGCCGATCCGGTTCGCGACCTACACGCCATCTCGCACGACCCGTCGTTGGAGCACAAGGTCGAGCTCGACGACGGGCGCCGGATGACCGCGGTCGAGCTGCAGTGGGAGTACTTCCAGCAGGCGAGCAGGTTCGTCGACAGCGGCCAGACCGAGGCCGACGAGCAGACCCGCGACGTACTGCGCCGTTGGGAGTCGGTGCTCGACCGGCTCGACCGAGACCCGATGGAGTGCCGCGACGAGCTCGACTGGGTCGCGAAGCTCGCGCTGCTCGAGTCGTACCGCGACCGCGACGGGCTCGGCTGGGAGCATCCGAAGCTGCATCTCGTCGACCTGCAGTACTCCGACATCCGCCCGGAGAAGGGGCTGTATCACCGGCTCGTACGCACCGGCCGCATGCGGCGCATTCTCGATGACGACGCGGTGGCGACCGCCGTTGAGGAGCCGCCGACCGACACCCGGGCGTACTTCCGCGGCCGCTGCCTGCAGAAGTATCCGAAGGACGTCGCCGCGGCGTCGTGGGACTCGGTGATCTTCGACCTGCCGGGCCGCGACTCGCTACAGCGCATCCCGACGATGGAGCCGTTGCGCGGTACACGTGAGCACGTTGGCGCGCTGCTCGACGAGTCCGAGACCGCGGCCGAGCTTTTCGAGGCGCTCACCTCCCGCTGA
- a CDS encoding NUDIX domain-containing protein, with product MDELVQLFDDQHRPAGTAPRSRVRRENLRHGATGVVVRDRLGRVYVHRRTDTKDVYPGLYDFAAGGVITAGEDPDDSARREAAEELGVTDAELRRIGVAEYGDDQTRYVSFQYEVTYDGPIRWQPEEVAWGAWMTLEELSERLEDPQWRFVPDSRAMLGPWLAEQLADRTPPQS from the coding sequence GTGGACGAACTGGTGCAGCTGTTCGATGACCAACACCGGCCTGCGGGCACCGCACCGCGCTCGCGGGTACGGCGGGAGAACCTCCGGCACGGAGCGACCGGCGTCGTCGTACGTGATCGGCTCGGACGTGTGTACGTGCATCGCCGCACCGACACCAAGGACGTCTACCCGGGTTTGTACGACTTCGCCGCTGGCGGCGTCATCACCGCAGGCGAGGACCCCGACGACTCGGCACGACGCGAGGCGGCCGAGGAGCTCGGTGTGACCGACGCCGAGCTGCGCCGCATCGGGGTCGCGGAGTACGGCGACGACCAGACCCGATACGTGTCGTTCCAGTACGAGGTCACCTACGACGGACCGATCCGCTGGCAGCCGGAGGAGGTCGCCTGGGGCGCCTGGATGACGCTCGAGGAGCTGTCGGAGCGGCTGGAGGATCCGCAGTGGCGCTTCGTACCCGACTCGCGGGCGATGCTCGGCCCCTGGCTGGCAGAGCAGCTCGCCGACCGGACACCGCCCCAAAGCTAG
- a CDS encoding type II toxin-antitoxin system VapC family toxin, with translation MRVYLDSSALLKRVVAEQETGALQGVVSVHRANGDSLLASSLAWVEVSRALRRTLSAERAVDAADAALAGVLERPITADIIALARRLDAPLLRSLDAIHLASLLLLDADVMLTYDDRLADACRAHGIPTRAPSA, from the coding sequence ATGCGCGTCTACCTCGATTCGAGTGCACTGCTGAAGCGGGTCGTAGCCGAACAAGAGACGGGGGCGCTGCAGGGGGTCGTGTCGGTCCATCGCGCGAACGGCGACTCACTTCTCGCATCATCGCTTGCCTGGGTTGAGGTTTCGCGGGCATTGCGCCGAACGCTGTCCGCCGAGCGTGCGGTCGACGCGGCCGACGCCGCTCTCGCAGGAGTGCTCGAACGCCCAATCACTGCAGACATCATCGCGTTGGCGCGACGACTCGATGCGCCGCTCCTACGGAGCCTCGACGCAATCCATTTGGCCTCCTTGCTACTCCTCGACGCGGACGTCATGTTGACCTACGACGACCGTCTCGCAGACGCGTGCAGGGCGCATGGCATTCCCACGCGTGCGCCGTCGGCCTAG
- a CDS encoding ribbon-helix-helix protein, CopG family, producing the protein MATNLRLRADAEKALRDRAADTGRSQQQLIREAVDQYLGLRLPTVPRTDAEALIADGQVLPPRSAFRELSDAELTRLPGGVRSEDLLDRDDRV; encoded by the coding sequence ATGGCGACGAATCTGAGACTTCGAGCCGACGCCGAGAAGGCTCTGCGTGACAGGGCGGCGGACACTGGCAGGTCACAACAGCAACTCATCCGCGAGGCTGTCGATCAGTACCTCGGCCTGCGTCTCCCGACCGTACCGCGAACCGACGCCGAGGCACTGATCGCCGACGGACAGGTACTCCCGCCTCGCTCGGCCTTTCGCGAGCTCTCCGACGCGGAGCTCACACGCCTTCCCGGCGGCGTCAGGAGCGAGGATCTACTCGACCGCGACGATCGCGTGTGA
- a CDS encoding TetR/AcrR family transcriptional regulator translates to MSTTTVEATTPAGKRILATASELFYEHGINAVGVDRIADEAGTTKKTLYDRFGSKEGLTLAYLRARYERWQTFLAGFLDAHPAAGADRVLAVFDAIEAWMQTNTRGCGFINAYAELAGTGHSGLDVVHEEKTGIRVLYVELVRELGVDDPTRLGGQLALLHEGAITASTAGDDLHAITLARETAEELLAGHY, encoded by the coding sequence ATGTCCACCACGACGGTAGAGGCGACGACACCCGCCGGTAAGCGAATCCTGGCGACCGCGAGCGAGCTGTTCTACGAGCACGGCATCAACGCCGTCGGCGTCGACCGCATCGCCGACGAGGCGGGCACGACCAAGAAGACGCTGTACGACCGCTTCGGCTCCAAGGAGGGACTGACCCTCGCGTACCTGCGCGCCCGGTACGAGCGCTGGCAGACGTTCCTGGCGGGCTTCCTCGACGCACATCCTGCAGCCGGGGCAGATCGCGTACTCGCGGTCTTCGACGCGATCGAGGCGTGGATGCAGACCAACACGCGCGGCTGCGGCTTCATCAACGCGTACGCCGAGCTCGCGGGCACGGGGCACAGCGGCCTCGACGTCGTCCACGAGGAGAAGACCGGCATCCGAGTGCTGTACGTCGAGCTGGTTCGAGAGCTCGGCGTCGATGATCCGACGCGCCTGGGCGGGCAGCTCGCCTTGCTGCATGAGGGCGCGATCACCGCCTCGACGGCCGGAGACGACCTGCACGCGATCACTCTGGCGCGAGAAACCGCCGAAGAGCTGCTCGCCGGCCACTACTAG
- a CDS encoding DMT family transporter: protein MAQILLVVMWSSGFIGAELGTRYATADTLLAWRYAAAAVVVLLLVLMTRTQIGGPGTPRQALIGLLAQFGYLGGIVTGVGLGVPPGTSALIASLQPLVVATVAGRLLGERTTRWQRIGLLVGIVGVALVVGRDLGAGGAPWFAYALTVGGMLALSAGTLLERRWRPSRTLLESLAVQTVVTAIAFFVVAGALGHAAPPASPGFWWSVAWVVVLSTFGGYGAYTYVVRHRGATTASTLLYLTPPTTMLWAYLMFGDPLTALGLAGLAVCAVGVALAIGRPHLTAEGRDRGSPGREWRRVG, encoded by the coding sequence ATGGCACAAATCCTGCTCGTCGTGATGTGGAGCTCGGGGTTCATCGGGGCCGAGTTGGGCACCCGGTACGCGACCGCGGACACCCTGCTCGCGTGGCGTTACGCCGCCGCGGCGGTCGTCGTACTGCTGCTGGTGCTCATGACGCGAACACAGATCGGCGGACCGGGTACTCCGCGACAGGCGTTGATCGGTCTGCTCGCCCAGTTCGGCTACCTCGGCGGGATCGTCACCGGCGTCGGTCTCGGCGTGCCGCCAGGCACCTCGGCACTGATCGCCAGCCTGCAGCCTCTCGTGGTCGCAACCGTCGCCGGGCGGTTGCTCGGAGAGCGGACGACCAGGTGGCAGCGGATCGGCCTACTGGTCGGCATCGTCGGCGTCGCGCTGGTCGTCGGCAGAGATCTCGGCGCGGGCGGTGCGCCTTGGTTTGCGTACGCATTGACCGTCGGCGGCATGCTTGCCCTCTCGGCCGGCACGTTGCTGGAACGCCGCTGGCGGCCGAGCCGGACGCTCCTCGAGTCGCTGGCCGTTCAGACGGTGGTCACCGCGATCGCGTTCTTCGTGGTCGCGGGTGCGCTCGGGCACGCCGCGCCGCCCGCATCGCCGGGATTCTGGTGGTCGGTCGCGTGGGTGGTGGTGCTGTCGACGTTCGGGGGCTACGGGGCGTACACGTACGTCGTACGCCACCGAGGCGCCACCACCGCGAGCACCCTGCTGTACCTGACTCCCCCGACGACGATGCTGTGGGCGTACCTGATGTTCGGCGATCCGCTCACCGCGCTCGGACTTGCGGGCCTGGCCGTCTGCGCGGTCGGCGTCGCCCTCGCCATCGGCCGCCCGCACCTCACCGCTGAGGGTCGCGATCGCGGGAGCCCAGGCCGCGAGTGGCGGCGAGTAGGTTGA
- the arc gene encoding proteasome ATPase, with product MTEQDNSRPLDAEPEIAYLRAEVEHLRRRLSSGAHGGGSADARLAETEARLAATSTQNERLTETLREARDQILSLKEEIDRLAQPPTGFGTFLQANDDDTVDVFTGGRKLRVNVSPTVEVEELQRGQEVILNEALNVVTALAYETTGEVVMLKEILADGERVLVIGNADEERVARLADSLQGTKLRAGDSVLFDPRAGYVFERVPKTEVEELVLEEVPDIDYTSIGGLAGQIESIRDAVELPYLHPEMFIEHELKPPKGVLLYGPPGCGKTLIAKAVASSLAKKVSDKTGEEGRSYFLNIKGPELLNKYVGETERHIRLVFQRAREKASEGTPVIVFFDEMDSLFRTRGSGVSSDVENTIVPQLLSEIDGVEGLENVLVIGASNREDMIDPAILRPGRLDVKIKIERPDAEGAQDIFSKYLTARLPLHVDDLAEFGDDRDACVAGMIQRTVERMYAESDENRFLEVTYANGDKEVLYFKDFNSGAMIQNIVDRAKKMAIKDLLDHGQRGLRVQHMLQACLDEFQENEDLPNTTNPDDWARISGKKGERIVFIRTLISGKQGSEPGRSIDTVANTGQYL from the coding sequence ATGACCGAACAGGACAACTCTCGCCCGCTCGACGCAGAGCCCGAGATCGCCTACCTTCGCGCCGAGGTCGAGCACCTTCGCCGTCGCCTCTCCTCTGGCGCACACGGTGGAGGCAGCGCCGACGCGAGACTCGCTGAGACCGAAGCACGACTTGCCGCCACCAGCACCCAGAACGAACGCCTCACCGAGACCTTGCGCGAGGCGCGCGACCAGATCCTGAGCCTCAAGGAGGAGATCGACCGGCTCGCGCAGCCGCCGACGGGCTTCGGCACCTTCCTGCAGGCCAACGACGACGACACGGTCGATGTGTTCACGGGCGGTCGCAAGCTGCGGGTCAACGTCAGCCCGACCGTCGAGGTCGAGGAGCTGCAGCGCGGCCAGGAGGTCATCCTCAACGAGGCACTGAACGTCGTCACCGCGCTCGCGTACGAGACGACCGGTGAAGTCGTGATGCTCAAGGAGATCCTCGCCGACGGTGAGCGCGTACTCGTGATCGGCAACGCCGACGAGGAGCGGGTGGCGCGGCTGGCCGACTCCCTCCAAGGCACCAAGTTGCGCGCCGGCGACTCGGTGTTGTTCGATCCGCGGGCCGGTTATGTGTTCGAGCGGGTGCCGAAGACCGAGGTCGAGGAGCTCGTTCTCGAAGAAGTTCCCGATATCGACTACACCAGCATCGGCGGGCTCGCCGGTCAGATCGAGTCGATCCGCGACGCGGTCGAGCTTCCGTACCTCCACCCCGAGATGTTCATCGAGCACGAGCTCAAGCCGCCGAAGGGCGTGCTGCTGTACGGCCCGCCGGGATGCGGCAAGACCCTGATCGCGAAGGCCGTCGCCAGCTCGCTGGCCAAGAAGGTCTCCGATAAGACCGGCGAGGAAGGGCGCAGCTACTTCCTCAACATCAAGGGCCCGGAGCTGCTGAACAAGTACGTCGGCGAGACAGAGCGCCACATCCGACTGGTCTTCCAGCGCGCAAGGGAGAAGGCCAGCGAGGGCACTCCGGTGATCGTCTTCTTCGACGAGATGGACTCGCTGTTCCGTACCCGCGGATCCGGCGTCTCGTCCGACGTCGAGAACACCATCGTCCCGCAGTTGTTGAGCGAGATCGACGGTGTCGAAGGGCTCGAGAACGTCCTCGTCATCGGTGCATCCAACCGCGAGGACATGATCGACCCCGCGATCCTGCGGCCCGGCCGGCTCGACGTGAAGATCAAGATCGAGCGTCCCGATGCCGAGGGCGCGCAAGACATCTTCAGCAAGTACCTCACCGCGCGGCTGCCGTTGCATGTCGACGATCTGGCGGAGTTCGGCGACGACCGCGACGCCTGTGTCGCCGGCATGATCCAGCGCACGGTCGAGCGGATGTACGCCGAGTCCGACGAGAACCGCTTCCTCGAGGTCACCTACGCCAACGGTGACAAGGAGGTCCTGTACTTCAAGGACTTCAACTCCGGTGCGATGATCCAGAACATCGTCGACCGGGCGAAGAAGATGGCGATCAAGGATCTCCTCGACCACGGCCAGCGCGGGCTGCGCGTTCAGCACATGCTGCAGGCCTGCCTCGACGAGTTCCAGGAGAACGAAGACCTCCCGAACACCACCAACCCCGACGACTGGGCACGTATCTCGGGTAAGAAGGGCGAGCGGATCGTGTTCATCCGTACGCTCATCTCGGGCAAGCAAGGCAGCGAGCCCGGCCGCTCGATCGACACGGTCGCCAACACCGGCCAGTACCTATAG